Proteins encoded within one genomic window of Pygocentrus nattereri isolate fPygNat1 chromosome 7, fPygNat1.pri, whole genome shotgun sequence:
- the ric8b gene encoding synembryn-B, producing MALSHILTQIDSGNEEEIERRLHEYNRENSKTFAFDCKEEDARIKLCQGLLTVLRRPVQPQCQSTCLETMRILSRDKRVLGPVVTSEGILTLVGLARIPLPDAEVKPLDEAKSAVEERVVVEALKCLCNVVFNSVAAQQVGEDVRLAQGLCAYLHSSSSTRHEVGLFSLRLLFLLTALRPDVRGVVCKEMGAVGLLTGVLERLLDVHWVGPYEVTPPDPQAPPVPNEKSEQVMEALKVLFNITMSDFSDEDNYHQLRLIAAIMRHILMLRAQTEEKTEETHSHAINLLSNLPVCCLDVLIDVPLQGGLEKYGGKNMDAVQVLVDFMEKRIDKGSNYKEGLTPVLSLMTEGSRYHREIRRYLKAKVLPPLKDVKVRPEVGTTVRNKLVRLMTHVDMGVKQGAAEFLFVLCKESVDNLLKYTGYGNAAGLLVARGLLAGGRGETEYSADEDSDTEEYKAAKPFVNPITGHIEEPMPNPLEDMTEEQKEYEAQKLANMIGELSRQQLIRPMGVRKDGSLAPLEEALHQCSVADSSESDSD from the exons ATGGCACTGAgtcacattttaacacagatTGACAGTGGAAACGAGGAGGAAATTGAGAGACGTTTGCATGAATACAACAGAGAG AACAGTAAGACATTTGCCTTTGACTGTAAAGAAGAGGATGCTCGAATA AAGCTGTGTCAGGGATTGCTCACGGTACTCAGGCGTCCTGTCCAGCCCCAATGCCAAAGTACCTGTCTGGAGACCATGCGCATTCTGTCCCGTGACAAGCGTGTGCTGGGGCCTGTAGTCACAAGTGAGGGCATCCTCACACTGGTGGGACTGGCCCGGATCCCGCTGCCGGATGCTGAGGTAAAGCCTCTAGACGAGGCCAAGTCAGCAGTAGAGGAGCGTGTGGTGGTGGAAGCACTTAAGTGCCTATGCAACGTGGTGTTCAACAGTGTGGCAGCACAGCAGGTTGGTGAAGATGTGCGGTTAGCACAAGGGCTTTGTGCCTACTTGCACTCGTCCAGCTCCACACGACATGAGGTGGGACTCTTCTCTCTCCGTCTGCTGTTCCTGCTGACTGCACTGAGGCCAGACGTCCGTGGGGTAGTGTGCAAAGAAATGGGTGCTGTGGGGCTACTCACTGGAGTACTGGAACGCCTCCTGGACGTGCACTGGGTGGGACCGTATGAAGTCACACCTCCTGACCCCCAGGCCCCACCTGTTCCAAATGAGAAGAGCGAGCAGGTCATGGAAGCCCTCAAAGTTCTGTTCAACATCACCATGTCAGACTTCAGTGATGAG GATAATTACCACCAACTGCGGCTTATAGCAGCCATAATGAGGCATATTTTGATGCTGAGGGctcagacagaggagaaaacagAGGAAACTCACAG TCATGCCATAAACCTCCTGAGCAATCTTCCTGTATGCTGCTTGGATGTCCTGATTGACGTGCCTTTACAGGGAGGACTTGAGAAATACGGTGGAAAGAACATGGATGCTGTGCAGGTGCTTGTTGACTTCATGGAGAAAAGAATAGACAAG GGGTCCAACTATAAAGAGGGCTTGACGCCAGTGCTGAGTCTGATGACGGAGGGCTCCAGATACCACAGGGAGATCCGCAGATACCTCAAGGCTAAG GTTTTGCCACCTCTAAAAGACGTGAAAGTGAGGCCTGAAGTGGGCACCACAGTCCGGAACAAACTGGTGCGCCTCATGACTCACGTAGACATGGGAGTAAAACAAGGGGCAGCAGAGTTTCTTTTCGTTCTCTGCAAGGAAAGCG TGGATAACCTTTTGAAATACACGGGTTATGGCAATGCTGCTGGACTGTTAGTGGCTCGGGGCCTGCTGGCTGGGGgcagaggagagacagagtaCTCTGCTGATGAGGATTCAGATACTGAAGAGTACAAGGCAGCAAAACCGTT CGTAAACCCGATCACAGGCCACATAGAAGAGCCAATGCCTAACCCTCTTGAGGACATGACTGAGGAACAGAAGGAATATGAAGCTCAGAAACTTGCAAACATGATTGGCGAGTTGTCACG